From Brucella pseudogrignonensis, a single genomic window includes:
- the ppa gene encoding inorganic diphosphatase, translating to MNIDAISIGKNPPEDINVIIEVPVGGQPIKYEMDKEAGALIVDRFLYTPMTYPGNYGFVPHTLSEDGDPIDVLVCNTRPLIPGCVINCRPIGVLVMEDNSGKDEKIIAVPSPKLTQRYEKVHDYSDLPEITLKQIAHFFEHYKDLEPGKWVKIGDWGDEDYARKFIVEAIERAKNK from the coding sequence ATGAATATCGATGCTATCTCGATTGGTAAGAATCCGCCAGAAGACATCAACGTAATCATCGAAGTGCCAGTTGGCGGACAGCCGATCAAGTACGAGATGGACAAAGAAGCTGGTGCCCTGATTGTGGACCGTTTCCTTTATACGCCGATGACCTATCCGGGCAATTACGGCTTCGTTCCGCATACGCTTTCAGAAGATGGCGATCCGATTGACGTTCTGGTGTGCAATACCCGTCCGCTGATTCCGGGTTGCGTGATCAACTGCCGTCCAATCGGCGTTCTGGTCATGGAAGACAATTCCGGCAAGGACGAGAAGATCATCGCAGTTCCTTCGCCAAAGCTGACACAGCGCTACGAAAAGGTGCATGATTATTCCGATCTTCCGGAAATCACACTCAAGCAGATTGCGCACTTCTTTGAACACTACAAAGATCTGGAACCAGGTAAGTGGGTTAAGATCGGTGACTGGGGTGATGAAGATTACGCACGCAAGTTCATCGTTGAAGCGATTGAACGCGCTAAGAACAAGTAA
- a CDS encoding ABC transporter permease, producing the protein MTDLRIRFEDLKDMLLVRIGKRRKRQGPNPIVPDGSVTGTALVTVIAIMTFLACLTLGGVTLVRTSAAQWQSQIAREATIQIRPVDGLDMDKALSDASSIARGFSGVKDTNIIDKDATARLLEPWLGSGLNIDELPVPRLVVVTIDENAPPDFETMRTEISRAIPSASFDDHRTWVDRLVSMANTTVLIGTGVLSLVIAATVLTVIFATRGAMSGNGHIIEVLHFIGAESKFVAREFEWHFFRTALKGALFGGGTAMFVFFCFSWWASRRMGTPAGDQAAAMFGNFAIGREGYIGAAAIIILVSFLTMLTSRLTVVRQLATMDGPGVRAE; encoded by the coding sequence ATGACAGATCTCCGCATACGCTTTGAAGATCTCAAAGATATGCTGCTGGTGCGCATCGGTAAACGCAGAAAGCGTCAGGGACCAAATCCCATTGTTCCTGATGGAAGTGTAACCGGAACAGCTTTGGTCACCGTCATTGCGATCATGACCTTTCTTGCTTGCCTCACGCTTGGCGGTGTCACCCTTGTGCGAACATCGGCTGCGCAATGGCAAAGCCAGATTGCACGTGAAGCAACTATCCAGATCAGGCCTGTCGACGGGCTGGACATGGATAAGGCGCTGTCGGATGCCAGCAGCATTGCTCGCGGTTTTTCCGGGGTCAAAGACACCAATATTATCGACAAGGACGCAACGGCACGGTTGCTTGAGCCATGGCTTGGCAGTGGTCTGAATATTGACGAACTGCCAGTGCCGCGTCTTGTCGTGGTCACGATCGATGAAAACGCGCCGCCGGATTTTGAAACCATGCGGACGGAGATTTCGCGCGCTATTCCAAGTGCCAGTTTTGATGATCATCGCACCTGGGTCGACAGACTTGTTTCGATGGCCAATACGACTGTGCTTATAGGGACTGGCGTTCTGTCACTGGTTATTGCTGCCACGGTTTTGACGGTGATTTTTGCCACGCGCGGCGCGATGTCAGGCAACGGCCATATCATTGAAGTTCTGCATTTTATCGGCGCAGAATCAAAATTCGTTGCGCGCGAATTTGAATGGCACTTCTTCCGCACGGCGCTCAAGGGCGCCTTGTTTGGCGGCGGTACGGCTATGTTTGTGTTCTTCTGCTTTTCCTGGTGGGCGTCCCGACGTATGGGAACACCGGCTGGCGATCAGGCTGCGGCCATGTTTGGCAATTTTGCTATTGGTCGTGAAGGCTATATCGGTGCTGCAGCAATCATCATTCTTGTGAGCTTTTTGACGATGTTGACAAGCCGGCTGACGGTTGTTCGCCAGCTTGCTACGATGGATGGTCCGGGAGTACGGGCTGAATGA
- a CDS encoding YdcF family protein, translated as MTAFFAHTDRKSRISGSFPTYRRNGSYDGKSNEHAVEYRESNDAAARQEAGAHMGAVVWRRSSTIDPPSGLALAGAKFLWSLLMRIFRRLQPVSIFLFLVIVAFLIGFVVFSEKVTSMQSPALDSPADAIVVLTGGQSRIQAALDLLKNKQGKRLLISGVHPSTNEKDLQRATHTDASLFNCCVDLDRSALNTVGNATESERWIRANKYRRVIVVTNNYHIPRSILEMSSRMQDVEFVPYPVVNGEKRAHSWVAESDTLRVLFIEYIKYIGAAIRVGGAKIFGEAA; from the coding sequence ATGACAGCTTTTTTTGCTCATACCGATCGCAAATCGCGAATTTCTGGCAGCTTTCCGACATATCGCCGCAATGGTAGCTATGATGGCAAGTCGAACGAACACGCAGTTGAATATCGGGAAAGCAATGATGCAGCGGCACGCCAAGAAGCAGGGGCGCATATGGGCGCTGTGGTATGGCGCCGCAGTAGCACTATTGACCCGCCCTCTGGACTTGCACTGGCGGGCGCTAAATTTCTATGGTCGCTTTTAATGCGTATATTCCGTCGACTTCAGCCTGTTTCCATTTTTCTGTTTTTGGTGATTGTCGCCTTTCTGATCGGCTTTGTTGTGTTCAGTGAGAAAGTGACAAGCATGCAATCGCCTGCATTGGATTCGCCTGCTGATGCAATTGTCGTTCTGACAGGTGGCCAGTCGCGTATTCAGGCGGCGCTTGACCTTTTGAAAAATAAGCAGGGCAAGCGACTGCTGATCAGTGGCGTGCATCCTTCGACCAATGAAAAAGATTTGCAGCGCGCCACACATACGGATGCGAGCCTGTTTAACTGTTGCGTCGATCTTGATCGCTCAGCGCTGAATACGGTGGGGAATGCGACTGAAAGTGAACGCTGGATACGTGCCAACAAGTATCGCCGCGTGATTGTCGTTACGAACAATTACCACATCCCACGCAGTATTCTTGAGATGTCATCGCGGATGCAGGACGTGGAATTCGTGCCTTATCCGGTGGTCAACGGTGAGAAGCGCGCTCATAGCTGGGTGGCTGAAAGCGATACGCTGCGCGTGCTATTTATCGAGTATATTAAATATATTGGCGCGGCCATTCGTGTGGGCGGAGCGAAGATTTTCGGCGAAGCGGCCTAA
- a CDS encoding YggT family protein has product MIALFRTVDLALDIYTWIIIASAIFSWLYAFNVVNSSNRFVASIGEFLYKVTEPVLRPIRNILPNLGGIDLSPIVLLLIIFFIRQFMWTTLLPALL; this is encoded by the coding sequence ATGATCGCATTGTTTCGCACCGTTGATCTGGCGCTCGATATCTATACGTGGATCATCATCGCAAGTGCCATTTTCTCATGGCTCTATGCGTTCAACGTCGTCAATTCTTCCAACCGTTTCGTCGCATCGATTGGCGAGTTTCTTTACAAAGTTACTGAGCCGGTTCTGCGTCCGATCCGTAATATCCTGCCCAATCTCGGTGGCATCGATCTTTCGCCGATCGTCCTGCTGCTGATTATCTTCTTCATCCGCCAGTTCATGTGGACGACGCTGCTTCCAGCACTTTTGTAA
- a CDS encoding 1-acyl-sn-glycerol-3-phosphate acyltransferase → MLLYLRSILFNLAFYIGTFVQMVLYTPFYFLLPRKKAWIVPKTWARVNLWLQKYIAGTDYVIEGLENIPEGAYIVAPKHQSAWDTYAFLPQLDDPVLILKRELMRIPLFGWYVAKMEMIPVDRGSRVKALHSITVGAQKAISEGRQILIYPEGTRRSPGAPPEYKYGIVHLYDALKLPVLPIAHNAGLYWPRRKFFRFPGTIRCRVLPPIPAGLEKEEFLRRLIETTETACDELLVAASRDVNAPPMPPTAVQRLKELSETTTTPK, encoded by the coding sequence ATGCTTCTCTATCTGCGCTCCATTTTGTTCAATCTCGCCTTCTACATCGGCACATTCGTGCAGATGGTTCTTTACACACCATTTTACTTTTTGCTTCCGCGCAAGAAGGCATGGATCGTACCGAAGACATGGGCACGTGTTAATCTGTGGTTGCAGAAATATATTGCAGGCACCGACTACGTGATTGAAGGCCTCGAGAATATTCCTGAAGGCGCTTATATCGTCGCGCCAAAGCATCAGTCGGCATGGGACACTTATGCATTCCTACCGCAGCTGGATGATCCGGTTCTGATCCTTAAACGGGAATTGATGCGGATACCGCTGTTTGGCTGGTATGTCGCAAAAATGGAAATGATCCCGGTCGATCGTGGATCGCGCGTAAAGGCGTTGCATTCGATCACAGTTGGCGCGCAGAAGGCGATTTCTGAAGGCCGTCAGATTCTGATTTATCCCGAAGGCACGCGTCGTTCACCGGGTGCGCCTCCAGAATATAAATATGGTATCGTGCATCTTTATGATGCGCTGAAACTTCCAGTTCTGCCTATCGCGCACAATGCCGGGCTTTACTGGCCGCGCCGCAAGTTTTTTCGCTTTCCCGGCACGATCCGTTGCAGGGTCTTGCCGCCTATTCCAGCAGGACTGGAAAAAGAAGAGTTTCTGCGTCGTCTCATCGAAACGACGGAGACGGCTTGTGATGAACTGCTCGTTGCAGCAAGTCGCGATGTTAATGCACCACCTATGCCACCGACAGCCGTGCAACGGCTGAAGGAACTCAGTGAAACAACCACAACTCCCAAATAA